The genomic region GTTCACTGTTCGCCGACCGGCCGGTGGTCGGTGGCAGCCCCTACATCATGTCGAAGGCGGCGCTGCGCAGCCTGTCGCAGTGCCTGGCTCTGGAACTCGGCCCGAGCGGTATCACGGTCAACACCGTGGCACCCGGCTACATGATGACCAAGATGCACGAAGAGGAAGTGGCCGCGCAGGCGCGGGCCGCCGGGGTGGGCGCCGACGAGCGACTGCTGGCACTGCGGGCCGAGGTCCCGCTGCGCAGACACGGCGATGGCGCCGACGTGGCCGGTGCCGTGGCCTGGCTGCTGTCCGACGACGCCGCGTATGTCACCGGTCAGACGATCGGCGTCAACGGCGGGGTACAGGTGAACTGATGCGCAGAATCGTAGTCACGGGCGCAGGCTCGGGGATCGGCCTCGCGGTGGCCCGTCGGGCCCACGACCTGGGTTGGACGGTCGCCGGGATCGACCGGACACTCGGCGCCGGCCACATCGCCGACGTCACCGACGCTGCCCAGGTGTCGTCGGCGATGGATGCGATCACCTCGTCCTGGGGCGGCGCACCGGATGCGCTGGTGCACTGCGCGGGGATCTACCGAGTTGCGCCCACCGTCACGGTGGACCCCGCCGACTGGGACCACACCATGAGCGTCAACGCCCGCGGCACGTTCCTGGCGGCGCAGGCCGTCGCCGCACGGATGATCGCCGCGGGCAACCCCGGGTCGATCGTGGTGCTTGGCTCGGTCGGCGCCGGGCGCGGCGACCTGACCGAACCCGGTGCCGCCTACGCCGCCAGCAAGGGCGCGGTGTCCGCGCTGGTCCGCCAGCTCGCCGTCGAGTGGGGCCCGGCGGGCATCCGGGTCAACAGTGTGGTGCCCGGCGTGATCGACACCGCCATGACCACGGTGACGTCGAACCCGGACGCGGCGAACGCACTGCTGGGCCGGTTGCCGCTGGGCCGGTTGGGCACCGCCGATGAGGTCGCGGCGGCCTGCCTGTTCCTGGCCGGATCCGACAGCAGCTACATCACCGGAACCGAAATCATCGTCGACGGAGGCTATCTCGCGTCATGAGTAATCAGGCTGACCTTCCCATCGTCACCGTGAGGGGCGGCGCACGCGAACGCGGCGCCCAGTACGGCGAACAGGCGGCGACGCGGGTGCACCGCACCCGGGACGCCTACGCCGAGGTCTACGCCCACTACGCCACCTGGGATTGGGACCGGGTGCGCGATGAGGCGCAGGCGTTCGTCGCACCGATCGAGAGTTTCCATCCCGCCTCGCTCGAGGAAATGCGCGGTATCGCCGACGGCAGCGGCCTGGAGTTCGCCGACGTGCTGGCGATGAACCTGCGCACCGAGATCCTGTTCGCCGCCAAGGTGCGCGCCGCAGGCGCCCAGCTGCCGCCGGTGCTGGAGTGCACGTCGTTCTCGGCGGTGTCCGACGATGGCACGCGATTATTCGGCCAGAACTGGGACTGGCTGACGTTCTCGGCCGACACCGTCGTGCTGGTCGAGGCCACGCCTGATGACGGCCCGAGTTTCATGACGGTCGTCGAGGCCGGGCTGCTCGCCAAGTTCGGCATGAACTCGTCTGGCCTGGTGATCGCCACCAACGCACTGGTGTCCGCCACCGACACCGGCGCACCCGGCGTGCCCTACCACGTCATGTTGCGGGCGCTGCTGGACTGCCGTACCCCGACTGCGGCGGCCACGCTCCTGCAATCGGTACCGCGCTCATCGTCGGCGAACTACCTGATCGGCAGTGGTGACGGCCTGGCCGTGGACGCCGAGACCCGCCCCGGCGAGTTCGACGCCATCTCGTGGCAGCTGCCCGACGACAACGGCTTGCTGCTGCACACCAACCACTTCTCGGTGGCGCCGCTACGCGACCTGGGCGGCACTGACATGGGGCTGAAGCTGATGGCCGACTCGTTGTTCCGGCTGCAGCGGATAAGGGATCTGGTCCACGCCAGCCCGAACGGCGGGGTGGCCGACTGGCAGCGCATCCTGGCCGACCACGCAGGTGACCCGGCGGGCATTTGCTGTCATCCCGATCCCGACGCCGACCCAATCGACCGGTGGACGACGGCAACCGGGGTGATCTTCGACCCCGCACACCGCCGGGCGCACATCTCGGTCGGCAATCCGTGCCAGGGCCGCTGGCTGCTCCGCGACTACACCGAGGCGTGGGCGTAAACTCCGGCTACCAGGGACTTTGCGTCTGCCCTGGTCTTAACCGCTGGATGGAGACCGATGTCGCGGGTCGTCGCTGAGCTCACGCTCGAGCCGGGATCACGCGTGCCTGTCGCCGACGGCACGGTGCCGCCGGACGTGATCCGCTACGGGCGGGCGTTCTTCCTGAGCACCCGCGAGTCGTTGCGCTTCCTCTACCGCCACGACGACACCTGGCTGGCCGTTCACCTCGTCCGCCAGCGGTGCGCCACCGATTCCAGCTCCGGGGCTCGTGGGTCGCCTGGCTCGGCGGCAGGCGAACGGGTGTCGTTGCGCGTCGCCGAGGTCGAGATGCCACGCGGCATCACCGTCCGCGAGGTGGACGTGCTGACGCTGCTGGCGCTGGGACTGACCAACTCGGGGATCGCCGAGCGGCTGGGCACCAGCGCCCGGACCGTGTCCACACAGATCGAGCGACTGCTCACCAAACTCGACCAGGACACCCGCGGCGGGCTGGCAGCACTGGCCGTCGACTCCGGTCTGCTGCGCTTGCCGATACCCGGCGGTGTGGACGGCAGGCCCGGCATCGGGGTGGTCGAGCTGGAGTCGATAGCCAACGCAGTGCCGCGCACCGAGGTGGCGCCGCTGCGGCCCGCCTATCCACGGAAGCGGCCATTCCTGGTCGGGACATTGATTCCCACCGGGGCCGCGCGCGCCGACGGTGTCGAGGTGCTGCACGGAGCCACCCTGGCCGTGGAGGAACTGAACGCCACCGGTGGTGTCTCCGGCCGCCGCGTCGAGCTGGTCACCGCCGACGTCGACGTGTTCAGCTGGGACAGCGTGGAACGCG from Mycolicibacterium sp. YH-1 harbors:
- a CDS encoding SDR family NAD(P)-dependent oxidoreductase, with amino-acid sequence MRRIVVTGAGSGIGLAVARRAHDLGWTVAGIDRTLGAGHIADVTDAAQVSSAMDAITSSWGGAPDALVHCAGIYRVAPTVTVDPADWDHTMSVNARGTFLAAQAVAARMIAAGNPGSIVVLGSVGAGRGDLTEPGAAYAASKGAVSALVRQLAVEWGPAGIRVNSVVPGVIDTAMTTVTSNPDAANALLGRLPLGRLGTADEVAAACLFLAGSDSSYITGTEIIVDGGYLAS
- a CDS encoding C45 family peptidase, whose product is MSNQADLPIVTVRGGARERGAQYGEQAATRVHRTRDAYAEVYAHYATWDWDRVRDEAQAFVAPIESFHPASLEEMRGIADGSGLEFADVLAMNLRTEILFAAKVRAAGAQLPPVLECTSFSAVSDDGTRLFGQNWDWLTFSADTVVLVEATPDDGPSFMTVVEAGLLAKFGMNSSGLVIATNALVSATDTGAPGVPYHVMLRALLDCRTPTAAATLLQSVPRSSSANYLIGSGDGLAVDAETRPGEFDAISWQLPDDNGLLLHTNHFSVAPLRDLGGTDMGLKLMADSLFRLQRIRDLVHASPNGGVADWQRILADHAGDPAGICCHPDPDADPIDRWTTATGVIFDPAHRRAHISVGNPCQGRWLLRDYTEAWA